Within Buteo buteo chromosome 10, bButBut1.hap1.1, whole genome shotgun sequence, the genomic segment ACGCACCCGTCGCTGCCCCGCACATCTCCTTCCCAGCGCGGAGATGCCACCACGTTGTTATTTAGCATTAATTACCGGCTGTGCCAAATCCTGCCCTTCCCGgtccccccgacccccccgggacccccggccCCTCTGCGCAGACAGGGGGAATAAAGGCAGAGGCACAGCCCGGAGAACAGGCAGGGCCCTGTGCCAGGCAGAGAGGCCGCGGCGTTGAATAACGCCTGTGCCGCATTCACCGGTAATCTCCAGTGTTTACACGGAAGTGGAAATCAATCGCCACAAGTAATTAACGGCGAAGGGCACAACACCCGCTTCTTCTTCGGAAGCGGCTCCCGGCGCCAGCCGGGGTTGCTCAGCAAAACTCACACGCCGGCACCCGCCGCACAAAAGGCGACGGCACCCGTTTCCTGCACCGCCGGCACGAGGTGGCCACGCCGGCACAGGGCCAGCATCCCGGCGACTCGCGGGTGGGAGCTCACGCCCGGTGGGAGCGGGGGGTCTGGATCTCTGCCGGCGCCTGGTTTGGCACCAGCCTTTCTATTAGCTCTTGGATAAAATGCAAAGGCCCCCCCGGCGGGCGGCTGAGTGCCGGGGCTGGATGGCAGCCGGGAGCCAACGCCGACGCCAAGCTGCTCCCGGCGCAGCCCGGGGCGAAACAGCTGCATTTACCACCCGCTTCGTTCCTCGAGAGCGAGGAAGATGCCGAGGCTGAAGAGCCCCCGGGCCGGAGTGCTGCCCCCCCCGGTTGCCCCCaaacaggcagggctggaggggccagGGGGTCACCGGGGTGAGGGGGGACGGTGCCGGCAGGCGCGGGCAGGAGGTAACGCGGCGGCGGTGGCGCAAATGGCAGACCCATCCCTGACGCGTGATGAGCCGAGGGGCAATTAAGGCTCCTGCGGTTTTTGACCCAATTTCTCAGGCGAAACTcggtggggggggagaaggggaggaaggaggaggaagacggAGCACGTCACGTGTGTACTAGCGTGTGTCACcgtgtgtgcgtgcgtgcaCGGGCGCACACGTGTGTGCTCCGCGACACGCGTGTGCCAGCACGTGCAAGCGTGTGCACAGCCCCAGCCGGGGGCCGAGCCCCCAGAGCCGCGCTGCGAGGGGGAGGTGACGGCTTTGCAGCACTcggctggttttatttttgcttgtgGCTGAGCGCAGGCAGCCTCGGCGCGGCCGCCGTGACTCATGCAGGCAGCCCAGCACCCGGGGAGGTTTGGGAGGGCTGCAGAGCACCGCTGTGCCGTCGCCTTGCGTTGCCTCCCCCAGCAAGGCGGCGACGGGGGCCGTGGGACCACCGTGGGGTCAAGGCTTGGCAACCTCGCCGAGCACCGGGGCACGTCCGCAAAGACCCGGGGCTGTGGGCAAGCGTAGCGGTACCATATGCTGCGAAGGATAATTTTAAGCAGCTGCCGtgttatatgtgtgtgtgtgtgtgtatgtggggGGGTGATTTCTCCCCGCACAGCTGCTCCAGGCTCCCCGCGGCTCCCtcgcaggctgggggggcagctcagccctgcctggccgGGGGTGCCCACGGGAGAGCCGGCCCTGCCGCGCTGGCCaagaggcagcagggagggcttGGATTTCCCCGTGCTTTGTGCTGGTGACTTGCATCCAGGGGGACGCTGGGGTGTGCAGGGATGCTGGAACATGCAGGGATGACCGAGCGTGCAGGGATGCTCTAACACAGGGGTGCTCCAGTGCAGGCATGCCTGAGCATGGGGGGTGCTGGAGCATGGCGGGGTGCTGGAGCATGGGGGGGTGCTGGAGCATGCAGGAACGCGGGAGCATGCAGGGATGCTGGAGCACGCAGGGATGCTGGAACACGCAGGGATGTTAGGATGCGCGGGATGCTGGAGTAGGCAGGAATGCTGGGATGTGCAGGATGCTGGAGCACGCAGGGATGCTGAGGcacgcagggatgctgggttgCGCAGGGTGCTGGAACACGCAGGAATGCTGAGATGTGCAGGATGCTGGAGCATGCAGGGATGGTAGAGCATGCAGGGCTGCTGGGATGTGCGGGATGCTGAAGCATGCAGGGATGCTGGGATGCGCAGGGTGCTGGAACAcgcagggatgctgggatgTGCAGGATGCTGGGTTGTGCGGGATGCTGGGATGTGCAGAATGCTGGAGCAcgcagggatgctgggatgTGCGGAATGCTGGAGCAcgcagggatgctgggatgTGCGGAATGCTGGGATGTGCGGGATGCTGGGATGTGCGGAATGCTGGAGCAcgcagggatgctgggatgTGCGGGATGCTGGGATGTGTGGGATGCTGGAGCACACAGGGATGCTGGGATGTGCGGGATGCTGAAGcacgcagggatgctgggttgTGCAGGATGCTGGGATGTGCGGGATGCTGGGATGTGCGGAATGCTGGAGCAcgcagggatgctgggatgTGCGGGATGCTGAAGcacgcagggatgctgggttgTGCAGGATGCTGGGATGTGCGGGATGCTGGGATGTGCGGAATGCTGGAGCAcgcagggatgctgggatgTGCGGGATGCTGGGATGTGCGGGATGCTGGAGCAcgcagggatgctgggatgTGCGGGATGCCGGGCCGTGGAAGGATTCCTGCACAcccccgctccctccctgcAGTCTCTCTCCGCTGTTTTCAGCTGCGCTCCACCAGTGCCACCTACAGAGCTGGCCCAGGAGGGCACCCGGCCGCCCCCAGCCCAGAGCCCGGCGGGGTCCCCCCCCACTttggagccgggggggggggtgggggggtgcacCCTGTACCCCCGTCCCCAGAGCCGtgcaggggccgggggggaccctgcggggggggggggggcgcattGCAGAAGGGCTGAAAcccgggggggacacggcacCCACAGGGGTGCTGcatggttggggggggggggagcagggtgctgcacatcccacccacccaccccccgccgtgggggggtgcaggggggccAGGAAGCCCCCGCACGGCCGTGTCCCCGCGGTGGGGAGGGCGGAGCGCTGCGGCggggagggccgggggggggggggaggcgttGCCGGCCGGTGCCGGGGAAGCAGTTCCCGGGGAAGCAGTTCCGCCCGGGGAAGCAGTTCCGCCGCTTCCTGCGCCGGGCGGGCGGTGAGTGCGGGGCGGCCggaggggacggggatgggCGCGGGGACGGGACCCGCGGGTGGCCGGTGCTGCGCGGGTACCCCGGGGCTTGTCCCGGTGTCCTTATGGCTGCTCGCCGGTCCCCAGTTGCTGCTCAGGGGTCCCCAGTGCTGCCGGGCTGCCCCCAATGCTGCTCAGGGGTCCCCATCGCTGCCCGGGGGTCCCCAGTTGCTGCTCAAgggtccccagtgctgttcagGGATCCCCCGTGCTGCCGGGGTGCCCCCATTGCTGCTCAGGGGTCCCCAGTGCTGCTTGGGGTGTCCCCAGTGTTGCTCAGGggtccccagcgctgccaggGTGCCCCCAGTGCTGTTCAGGggtccccagtgctgctcagcaTGTCCTCAGTGTTGCTCAAGGGTCAGCAATGCTGCCGGAGTGCCCCCagtgctgctcagaggtccccAATGCTGCTAAGGGGTCCCCATCGCTGCCCGGGGGTCCCCAGTGCTGCTCGTGGTGTCCCAAGTGTTGCTCAGCAGTCCCCAATGCTGCTAAGGGGTCCCCATCGCTGCCCGGGGGTCCCCAATTGCTGCTCAAGggtccccagtgctgctcaggGGTCCCCAATGCTGCCAGAGTGCCCCCAGTGCTGCTCAGGGATTTCCTCTGCTGTCTGGGTGCCTCCAATGCTGCTCAGGGGTCCCCAGTGCTGTCCAGGGGTGCCCCCAGTACCATCTGGGTGCCCCCAGTGCTGCTCGGGAGTCCCCAATGCTGCCAGGTTGTCCCCATTTTCGCCCCTCGCTGACCCCATCTCTCGCAGGCAGCACGGCTGCAGGCAGCGATGCCCGTGGAGCCCCTGATCTGCGCCGACACAGCCACGCGGTGAGTCCCGACCCCCGAGGGGACCGTGGGCAGCGGGGCGCTGCGGCCGCCACCCCCAGGCGAGTCCCTCCTGGGTGCCACATGCTGTCCCCTGGCCCTGTGGGGGACTCGTGTCCCATCGCTGACACCGTCCCCATCGCGTCCCCGGGACGCTGGCACGTGTCCCTGCAGGGTGAGCTCCGTGCTTAACCGGGATGTGAAGCAGTTTGGGAAGAAGCACATGTTCGACACGAACGAGGAGACGTGCTGGAACTCAGACCAGGTggggggatgaggatgggggaAGACGGAAGGGTGGGACGGGAGCCGTGCATGGGATGGGAGCCGTGCACGTGATGAATGCCCCGCTCTCCCCACCGTGACGGAGCCCTGGTGTCATTCCTGCCTTCAGGGCACGTGCCAGTGGGTCACCCTGGATTTCCCTCGCACCGTCAAGGTCTCACAGCTCCACATCCAGTTCCAGGGGGGGTTCTCCAGCCGGCTATGCACACTGGAAGGTAAGGAGCTggtttgggggtcccgggggtcccTCTGCCTCAGTTTGCCCACACCTGGATCCCACAGCTGTTTGTTGTGAGGCCCAGAGGTATCTGTTAGCCGTTCCCGAAACCCAAGAGGGGCTGAGGCTGTGGACTGGAGCAGAGAGGGGTGAATACCGAGGACCTGGAGAACTCCAGGACACTTTGGGTGCAGATGGGAACCTGGTCCTTTAGATGGACCACTGCTTCCAGCCTTGCAGCAGAGCCAAGGCAGGGAAGATTTTTGGGGCAGCCGAGGCCGTGGCAGCCATTGGCGTCTCCCCCATCACCTGAGCCTCCACACGGCTGCCTCCACCCTTGCCCTCcgcaggctgcagagcaggtgAAGAACTGGTGAAAATATCCGACCTGTACCCCGAGGACATCAACGCCATGCAGATATCCTTTGCTGCGCTGTGGGCTGGGTCGAACGGCTTGGCGGGTGGGCTCAGAGCCACCCGCAGCTGTGGAGGAGTGGGGGGGCGATGGCGGAGCTGCAATTTAAACAACAGACCTGTTGGGTGCTTGTTGGCACTTTGCTCCCACTAAAGCAACTCAGCGGAGCTGGAGCAAATCCGGACATTGCCGGCTACACTGCACCGGGGTGCGAGCCCCCCGTGGGCCCCCCTGGAGCAGGTGTCCAAAATGTCATGGTATCCCCCTgcctatttttctcctttacgGGCCCTGCACAGATTCCAGGTGGAGGAGACGGTGCTGGATAAGCTGAAGATCACCTTTGAGAACAGCACTGACTTCTTCGGGAGGATCGTGGTGTACcacctgggggtgctgggggagaggcTCTAGGGCAGCGGCGAGGGACAGCGTGGGGGGCGGCCCCCCCATCGCCCGCGTTCCCCCACAGGGACTCTGCTGCGTAGGGGGAAACGGGACAGCAAATCCTGCCAGCGGGGACCTGCTGCACGCAATTCCACCCCAAGGCGCTGAGAggggaccccctgccccacGGGATGGCAGTGACAGAGGGACACCAGTGCAGAGATCCATGTGCTGGACTTCCAAGCCTTTGGTGGGACACAGCTTTTGTAACCAGCTGAATAAAAGGTGTCCCAGCTCCTTCCCGGCTGCTCCTTAGGCAAGTGCCACCCCGGGACGGAGCCCTCCAGGGTTTGCCATGGCAAAGCCAGTGCGTGGCttgagcaggagagaggagaagtgCCCCCTCCATGTGCTGTGGGCTCTGGCTGTCTCTTACCTTTGCTAACCACCCCTGAGCTTCTTGGAGCGGCTGTTTGTGGCCTCGCGGGGCTCCAGCTCGGAATTACAGCGTGCCAACTGTCAGCCGGGGCTGTGCCGTGTCCCTGGCTGGCAGGGTGATGCTTCTGCAGGGTTTTGCTCCTGCCTATGGATATTTCCCTGGCTGGTTATAGTGCTGAGTGCAGGGAGGGCTTGGCAAGATTATGGGCGTAAGACGGAGCTTCCCTCTTCAAAGAGGCAGCTCTAGAGAGGGCACTGGGGGGATGCAGGCCTTGAAGAGGTTGGTTGGCCCAGTTCCCCTCGTGGTTCCCCagtagctgctgctgggatCGGGGACTGGCAGCTGTGACAGGCCCAGGCAATGGACAGAACTCCACACGGCTGCTTTAGAGTTTACTTCCAATAATGCAATACCTGAATGCGCACACGGACGAAGCAGCCGAGCCCGGACAGCGCAGAAATGCAGCTGCCATGAGAAATGAGTGTCCCGGCGTGCGAGGCACTGTGGCCGTGCCACCCTCCAGGAGAGGCATAGATCCAGTGAGGGCAGGCAGTTCCCGACTTTCTCCGCATGCTCCTTGCTCGAAGCATCGTGCTGCTGCCCGTTTTGGGATGGCTGGGTGAGGCCACGTTGGTCCCAGAAGAGAGCCCTGTGTCAGCCAGGAGAAGCGCTGGTGCTGCAGCAGTGCAGTGTGAGCCACTGCGTCACTCTAGCTCCTTGTTCTGAAATAGCTTGAGGATGTGATTTTCAATAACCTGTTGGACTAACGGAGAGGAGAGAAGTGAAACCCAGGGTAGCCAAGCCTGTGAgaagccagtgctgctgtgggcaggACCTGGTCACCATTTTGCTCCCATTTTCCAGTGGGAGGCTGGAAAACCCCTGTCTCCAGGGGACATCTCCCCTGTGCCATCCCTAACTCCAACACAGCTCTGGTTTGGAGCGGGAGCAAGGGGAACAGGACCCATCTTGATTTCTCTGGCTTAGTTTCTCTatgtggcagagcagggagctgtggtggaaggtcaaagaaagccccaagcagggctggaagctgggaattgcctgGAGgctttttggggagggaaggcaggggtCCCTGCCAGACATGGAGGGGACACTTGCCTTTCTTGTGTCCCAGGGCCACGGCCAGATCCATTGGGGTGTAGCCAGAATCTGCCTCCATCGTCAGGTCTGCGCCGCGAGCTGCAAGCAGGCAGTGGAGATCAGGGCACGGCACTTCTCTGCCGACGTGGCATCCCCTCCGGGTCAGGCACAGGGTGAGGGGACCCCAAAAAAGGCGCCCATCCTGGCTGGGCAGCCCCCCATGGCTGGAGGGCTGCTCAGTTTCTCCCCCCAGGCGTGTCACGCTCTGTCCCCAAGGCGGTTACCAACGAGCAGAGATTTGAGGCCAAGGACTAAGTGCAGATCTTCCCCGTTACCTAGTAGGGCCTCGACACACTTGACGTGATTGCCGCGCACGGCGTAGAGCAGAGGAGTGCCGCCGTtctgcagggaaagggaaggagctgTGTCATTGTTGGCTTCGCACAGGGCCGTGCTCATGcagctcctgcttctcctgGAGCAGTAGGTCCCCGACCCACTGGGATCCCCTTTCTGCCCTGTCCCAGCTCTGGACCGGGTGTTTTCTCGCAGAGCGGCTCTGCGCAGGTTTTATTCTCTGTATGCCATACAGTAACTTTTAAATTGCATAATTTTAAAGACAACCTTAAGTTCTGAGCGCTGTTTCCTTGTGGCTGGTAACATCACCAGTGTGAACAACTGAGgaaaccatttaaaattattatccAGATCAATTTCTCGAAACAACTGCATGAGCAGGCAAACGAGTGCTGTGAGCCTGGGAAGCATCTAGGAGAAAAGCATTGCTGCTAACTCAGCCCAGAACGATGTGAACtcgctgctgctttttaaaaggagcTTTGCGGAGCCCCATCCGGGGCTTGGTGTTGCTCCCAGCGCTGGCATGATCCCTGCAGCGGCAGCCTGCACCCAGCGGCACTCACCCAGTCGTAGATGTTGATGTCCACGTTCCTCTCCAGCAGCATGATGACGATGTCGGTGTAGCCACCCATGCTGGCCAGGGACAGGGCGCTCTCCCGCTCCTTTGCCAGCGCGTGGGGGTCAGCACCCTGGGGACGGCACAGGCATTAGCCCTGATGGGTGAAGGAGCCCTGCTGAGACCTGGGGCACTCAGCACAGGCTGGGTACCCCAGGGGGGCTGATCATGGAGCCAGGTCCCGACAGCCTCATGGGGCAGAGATGGCTCACGCATTCCCAGTGACCTCTCCTTTACCAAAATCCTTACTGGGCATATTTTAATCATAACCAAACATCTTGGATGAGGACTTAAAAGCCCTTCTGCAGTGTCAGTAAACTAAGCATGATGGTTCCTGTTACTCAGCCCTTTTTCCCATCACTAGTAGCAGTGCTACCAGCCCTGTCTAAATGCCCGTACAGTATCCACCGTCTCTTTTGTTACTGATTTACCTAGAAAACCTCCCTGTCTTCCAAGCCCTGCCAGCCACAGACCTCTCCTGGATTTCATTATAGCCTTTATCAATGTCTCACCTCATTTATTTTGGGTTCCGTTTCCCTCTGGTAATGCATTGCAATTTTGCTGCTATTACAGTAGCAGAGCCAGAGTTTGGCCAGCGCTTGTAGCGTGAGCATTCACTGATCACCGGACACATGTGGATGTGGGACTGAGCTTTGGGGAGCAGCTTGATCCAGACTGCAGGGGGATCTGGTTCCTGCTCATCCCCCGACAATCCTCGACTGCAAGCCTGACACTCAAGGACGATGCAGCAATGAGTTCATTAACTGCAACGATCCCTCAGCGAGCACATTTGCTGGCAGATTACAGGGCCCAAGTGATAAGCTTGATCTCAAATTACCAATAAGCAGATATTTAATTACAAACACTTATTGCTAACTGTGAGATAAGGCTCTTCATGCTCCTGACTTAGCTCACAGCCCAATGGGGAGTAGCATCCGACAGCGTCTGAGCCATTAGCTCTGCAAACGTGTCTTGTTTGGTGCCATGGGAAAGATCAGCTGAGATGGTACCAGGATGGTGCTGGACAATTTGGCAGCCACTGGGGTTGGAGATGGGACATCTCCTGTTAACGAGGTGCTGTGTGAGCATGGCCTTACCCATTCCAGCAGGTGACGGACCATTTCGATCTCTCCAAAGGCTGCAGCCCAGATCAGCGGTGTGAAACCTCTCTCATCAGGTTTATTTACCAAGTTCTCGCCTGCACAAACATGGATGAGACATTGTAAATAGGAAGGGTAAagccctctctgctccctgtcctCCCAGTAAACCCAGCAAAGGCTGTAAAACTAAGCTGTGGGTTTATCAAAGAGAGTGCTGTGACCTGGCAGGACTCTGCATGATCTGGGGTGAGAACCCGAAGAGACATGTACCTTTCCGAAGATGCTCCTTCAGCTGGCTGAGCTCACCTTGGGCAGCAAGCTGGTGGATGGACAATGCTGGGGGGATAGAAAGAATTCACCCATCAGGACAAAATGTTTCCCCAGCTCAGCACCCACCATCTGCAAGTGGGTCCCTGCAAGCCTGGCGAGGTGGTAATTGGCCAGCCCCCATCTAAGCCCCCAAAAGCCCTATGTGTAACAcccttctgctgctcagcagtgggGACAGCCAGCCACGGCAAGTGCTGAGAGCAACAGCACTGGAGGGAGCAGCCTGAGAGACTGCCCCAGTGGACACTGAACAGCGTGGCAGCAGGAGACAGaggctccagccctgctgtccCTCTGTTCCCCCTACAACCCATACGCATCTGCGTCTGAGATGCACAGCCCCGCTCTGCCCGGTGGTACTCACTGTCCAGTGTGGCTGGGAGGGCTGAGACCTCATTGCCTCGCTGCCTGTTCGTCAGCGTGTTCGTGTGCTTCAGggggaaacctgttccagagagaggagagagtcaGGGCATGTCTCCTCTGTGCACAGGGAGGAACGACACTGACTTGAGGCCAAGAGCGTCATGAAAGCTCGGGTCTCATGCGATTTATCTGAAGCTGTTCCCTCCTGTCCCTGGCAAAAACTGAGTCCTGCAAAAAAGGAGTTATTCCCTTGCAAGTAAAGAGCCTGGAGGCTGAGGTTTGACCAGTGCACAGGGACCAACAGCTGAGCAGGGAAGATAAAACAGCCCGAACAGCTGCCCAAGGAGGGGCAGAGTCCATCTGGGGCACCGCGGGAGGCAGGGATCTGGCATTAATGACATAATTGCACACGATATACTGCAGAGGACAGCCTGGGGGATGCACTCAAGTTCATCCTCATATTTCCTCCCCTTGAAGATCTCCACTTGGAAATCTCAATGTGTTTTCAACAAGCAATTCGTAGTTTAATTAGGAAAGTATATGAAGAGTTTGCCATCTCCGGTTCCACTGCGTGGAGCTGCAGTGACCTCTCACTGCTGGCACAAGTCATCACCAGGGTCTGGGTTTGGACTTGGCCTTGCCACATTGTGGGAGGGAGTGGCAGCAGAAAAAGACTATTTTCTAGCTGCCTTTGTGGGATGAGAGATCCAGATGACCCCTCCCACGCCTGTCTCCCACTGAGGCTGCACCTGAGCATCTGTGAGCACCAGGCTCTGCATCACTCACTGTCAAGGGCCAAGAGCTCGGTGCTCCTCTGCCTGTCATTCGAGGCAGTCGAGGGTTTTGGGAGAGCGTCTCTTCCACCTACAAAACAAAGGTGGCCATTAGGGACCTCCGTTCTGCTTGTTGGGGAGGAGGCTGGGCTCCACAAACGGCACGAGACCCAACCGGCACGGCAAGCACCCCGCGTGCACCCCAATCCCCAGGACGGAGGGCACGTTGATCCCAGTTTACAGGGGGACAGACGCTGCAGGATCCCGGGTTCGTGCATGCCCCGTCTTGGCTCCCACCGCCCCGTCACCCCCAGCACTCACCGTCCCTGCGGTCCAAGCGTGCCGTGTCCTGGTCCGGCCGCAGACATCCCGGGGGAACACGGCtgtcccccgtccccctgcTCACAGCCGGCTCCCCTGCGGCTGTTGCTCCCTCCACtctgttttcatcttcttttggCACCTCCCGGGCGTCCCCGTCATTTGGGGGGGTCTCCACCAGACGAGCGACTGCCGCTTCACCTTCCATGGGACAGCTGCCACACAACACGGGGttaggaaggggggggggggaaagtggggaggggacagcggggtgggggggaagcacCAAACTCCTCGTTGCCGGCAGGCGCAATTTTTGGGGGTGCCCCCCTTGCCCCTCTCCGACCAGACTCCCCACAAATCCTCCGGTTGTGGAAGCATCGCGAAGATGTACGGGCACCATCACCGAGCACGGTCGCTGAGCGGACCGAGCCAGGGCGGGTcggagggaccccccccccccccaaaaaaaaaccaaaaccccacacatagcccccccgccccgttctCCCCGGCCACCCCACTCCCACCTCCAGCTATCCCTGCCCTCTGGGCTGATCGGTGGGCCCCGTGTCCCGGCTCAGACCGGGTCACCGTTCCCTGGTGAAGAGTCTGGGCTCACCCCCGGTATCCTCCGGtgcagggccccccccccgccgccccgttCCCGGTTCCCGGttgccgcctcccgccccggcaCTTCCCCTTCCTCCGGCCTCAACCGGGGCGGCCTGGCAAGGCCCAGCCGGGctaggggaggggaaagggggggaaggggaaggctgCCTGAGGGGAATGGGGGGCACACTGGGGGgacacaccacccccccccccagctccaccTGCTGGAGGCCGGGCGAGGCGGAAAGCCTGGCGTTAAAGCGACAGGCCCTTTCCGTGGGACGGGGACACGGCGTGGAGGAGGTCGTGGGGCAGCAGGTCCTCACTGATCATggcggggggagggaaggaggacgGGCGACCCCCCGCTCCCCAAATTTGTCCCTCGACCCTCCACGTCCCGCTCCCGCCTGAGCGGCTCCGGCAACACAGGTCCTGGGGGTGGGAGGGCTCCGGTCCCACAGGCCCACGGAGGGGCTGTGAGGGGACAAGTGGCCGATGGTGTGTATGGGGGGGTTgtccccgggccgggggggggacccaggacCCCTGGAACGCTCAGCCGGGGCTGAGGCGGAACGGTGGCGTTGGGGCGATGTTTCCAGCCGGGAGCGTTTGCGGGGCGGGGTGAGGCGCCGCCCCTGTTTCCAGCCGGGGCGGTTTTGGCGGGCGCCGGCGGAAGCGGAAGAGGCGGTGGGGCGGGATGGAGGAGCCCGAGATGCAGCTGAAGGTGAAGAAAGGTGGGAgctgggccggggccggcgggggtgGTCGGGGAACGGCGGCTCGGTGGGCGCCGGCAGCCGCGGGATCGGTCGCCGCAGGGCTCTGAGGGTCTGCATTGGCCGGTGGCGGCAGGACGCCGGGTGTCGTGACAGGGCGCGGGCGAGACAGGGCCCTGCGGCGACAGCAGGAGTCGCGACAGAGGCCCTGCGGGTCGTGAGAGAGAGAGGTACGACGGCGGCGGGGCGAGTTGcgacagggtgggtggtggtaGGGCACCGCAGTGACAGCAGGGCCAGGAAAGGCACCGCGGGGTTAGTCACGATGGGGAAGTGGAGGTCGTGACAGGGCTGGGGACGACCTGTCCCGACAGTTCGGGGCTGGTGGAGCCCCTGTGGGTCCCCCCCCGGGCCCCTCGGAGCCTGGCCCTGCTGCGGGGAGCTGCCTTGTGTCCTCCTCTCCTGACTCGTCCGCTCTTTACCTGCCCCGCTGCGAGGGTCTGTGGAATTACTTGTgtcaggacagacagacagcagcCATGTCTGTCCCAGGTGCGTATAATTATTTCTGTGGACTTTTGCATTCATTCCCATTTGCATTCTGAAGACTCGGCGTGTCTGCCAGTGTTACAGAACTGGGGTATGTGAGCAGCTGTCACTGAAACAAAAGCTctgaagggaggaagagagaatcCTTAtccttaaaatagaaaattatgcAGAAGCTGAAAGGTGCTCCTCTTCAGCCTGGTGAAAATGCTCCCTGATTCAGCCCCCCACTATGAACAATGAAAGCATCTCTGATTTTTATGTCTCGTAATTATTAAGAGCTGTCAGTGTTCTCCTTGCAAACCTGGAGGAAAAGAGAGATCAGAGCTGCGATGCAGCTGTGCAAACCACCAGCTGAAAAGGTGTTCCTGTGTGGAGGGTAGTCCGGATGGAGGTTGGGCCAGGATGAGA encodes:
- the NR2C2AP gene encoding nuclear receptor 2C2-associated protein — protein: MPVEPLICADTATRVSSVLNRDVKQFGKKHMFDTNEETCWNSDQGTCQWVTLDFPRTVKVSQLHIQFQGGFSSRLCTLEGCRAGEELVKISDLYPEDINAMQRFQVEETVLDKLKITFENSTDFFGRIVVYHLGVLGERL
- the RFXANK gene encoding DNA-binding protein RFXANK isoform X2; translated protein: MEGEAAVARLVETPPNDGDAREVPKEDENRVEGATAAGEPAVSRGTGDSRVPPGCLRPDQDTARLDRRDGGRDALPKPSTASNDRQRSTELLALDSFPLKHTNTLTNRQRGNEVSALPATLDTLSIHQLAAQGELSQLKEHLRKGENLVNKPDERGFTPLIWAAAFGEIEMVRHLLEWGADPHALAKERESALSLASMGGYTDIVIMLLERNVDINIYDWNGGTPLLYAVRGNHVKCVEALLARGADLTMEADSGYTPMDLAVALGHKKGY
- the RFXANK gene encoding DNA-binding protein RFXANK isoform X1, with translation MEGEAAVARLVETPPNDGDAREVPKEDENRVEGATAAGEPAVSRGTGDSRVPPGCLRPDQDTARLDRRDGGRDALPKPSTASNDRQRSTELLALDSFPLKHTNTLTNRQRGNEVSALPATLDTLSIHQLAAQGELSQLKEHLRKGENLVNKPDERGFTPLIWAAAFGEIEMVRHLLEWGADPHALAKERESALSLASMGGYTDIVIMLLERNVDINIYDWNGGTPLLYAVRGNHVKCVEALLARGADLTMEADSGYTPMDLAVALGHKKVQQVIENHILKLFQNKELE